In Bactrocera oleae isolate idBacOlea1 chromosome 5, idBacOlea1, whole genome shotgun sequence, a genomic segment contains:
- the LOC106615422 gene encoding processed variable antigen — protein MKPKTLCLSFFIVAFLLASEMPSVYGMYLTYGLLRFAEKELMNLISGLANSINNILLERTTMQPIPKNTALSNPELVGKDGSESADSKVSEETDNSQEKDVTDENKDTDNSTEKNDSESGNSKVSEETDISQKTDSSQEKDVTDEDKDTDNSTEKNGSESGNSEVSKETDNSQEKDVTDEDKDTDNSTEKNDSESGNSEVSKETDNSQEKDVTDEDKDTDNSTEKNGSESGDRKVSEETDNSQEKDVTDEDKDTDNSTEKNGSESGNSEVSKETDNSQEKDVTDEDKDTDNSTEKNGSKSGDSQVSEETDNSQKTEELSEKHGSMEKVLNFENFLKSVTKNLKRCNVKHSKTKHESNTNIECHW, from the exons ATGAAGCCGAAAACACTATGTTTATCCTTCTTCATCGTGG CGTTTCTTCTTGCCTCTGAAATGCCAAGCGTCTATGGAATGTATTTAACTTACGGTTTGTTACGTTTTGCAGAAAAAGAACTGATGAATTTGATCAGTGGTCTAGCTAATAGCATTAACAATATTCTGTTGGAGCGCACTACAATGCAGCCGATTCCAAAGAATACTGCTTTAAGCAATCCAGAACTGGTAGGGAAAGATGGAAGCGAAAGTGCAGACAGCAAAGTTTCAGAGGAGACAGATAATTCGCAGGAAAAAGATGTTACCGATGAAAATAAGGACACTGATAACTCGACAGAGAAGAATGATAGCGAAAGTGGAAATAGCAAAGTTTCTGAGGAGACAGATATTTCGCAGAAGACGGATAGTTCGCAGGAAAAAGATGTTACCGATGAAGATAAGGACACTGATAACTCGACAGAGAAGAATGGTAGCGAAAGTGGAAACAGCGAAGTTTCTAAGGAGACAGATAATTCGCAGGAAAAAGATGTTACCGATGAAGATAAGGACACTGATAACTCGACAGAGAAGAATGATAGCGAAAGTGGAAACAGCGAAGTTTCTAAGGAGACAGATAATTCACAGGAAAAAGATGTTACCGATGAAGATAAGGACACGGATAACTCGACAGAGAAGAATGGAAGCGAAAGTGGAGACCGCAAAGTTTCAGAGGAGACAGATAATTCGCAGGAAAAAGATGTTACCGATGAAGATAAGGACACTGATAACTCGACAGAGAAGAATGGTAGCGAAAGTGGAAACAGCGAAGTTTCTAAGGAGACAGATAATTCACAGGAAAAAGATGTTACCGATGAAGATAAGGACACGGATAACTCGACAGAGAAGAATGGAAGCAAAAGTGGAGACAGCCAAGTTTCTGAGGAGACAGATAATTCGCAAAAAACAGAAGAATTATCAGAAAAGCATGGATCAATggaaaaagtattaaatttcgagaattttttaaaatctgttACAAAGAACTTAAAGAGATGCAATGTAAAACACTCAAAAACCAAACACGAATCGAATACAAATATAGAATGCCATtggtaa
- the LOC118682431 gene encoding uncharacterized protein: MSPVATYLYLTTVVLLLAGNMLKINGKPFAQPAMKVVINKPETTVIIGDEFAKQLMSKSNYRKTSAERNNEENIKFVINNFRVNGDSTQAEEETSDTKTVTNNSLQVKKATDDIEIMARHISEETSHSITYESFPVSSGEGHYSETTRTPGNSSSSSSAYSSSSSCSDSKSDSEYYTKEVIMEESDEINTDYL, from the exons ATGTCGCCGGTAgctacatatttgtatttgacGACTGTTG TTTTACTCCTTGCCGGCAATATgctaaaaataaatggaaaGCCTTTTGCACAACCAGCAATGAAAGTAGTAATAAATAAACCAGAAACAACAGTGATAATAGGGGATGAGTTTGCAAAACAACTGATGTCAAAGTCAAATTATAGAAAGACGTCTGCAGAGAGAAATAATGAGGAGAACATTAAATTTGTGATAAATAACTTTAGAGTAAATGGAGATTCTACGCAAGCGGAGGAGGAGACAAGTGACACTAAAACTGTCACAAATAATAGTTTGCAAGTGAAGAAGGCGACAGATGATATTGAAATTATGGCAAGACATATTTCTGAGGAGACATCTCATTCAATAACATATGAGAGCTTTCCAGTATCTTCTGGTGAAGGTCATTATAGTGAAACAACTAGGACTCCCGGTAATTCTTCAAGTAGTTCGAGTGCTTATAGTTCCTCCTCTAGTTGTAGTGATAGTAAAAGCGATTCAGAATATTATACGAAAGAGGTAATAATGGAAGAAAGCGACGAGATTAATACAGATTATCTCTAG